CATCGACAAGCGCCGGAGCGCCCTGGCGGAGATGTGGCAACAGCAGCGCGACGGCTGGGCCAAGCGCCTCGACCAGGTCAAGGACAACAAGCCCATCCACCCCATCTGGATCACTGACTGCATCAACCGGATCAAGGGCGACGACACCATCGTGGTGAAGGAATCGGCGCTGGCGTCGACCCACATCGACATCAGCCAGCCGGGCACGCTGCTCAACGCCGGCGCCGCCTCGGGCCTGGGGCACGGCCTCGGCGTCGCGCTGGGCGCCAAGCTCGCTGCCCCGGACCGGCTGGTCATCGGCACCCACGGCGACGGCTCCTACATGTTCGGCAACCCCATCGCCAGCCACTACGTCGCGGCGGAGCAGAAGCTGCCGCACCTCACGGTCATCTTCAACAACCAGCGGTGGCAGGCCGTGCGCCGGGCCACCGTTGGCCTCAACCCCGAGGGCTACGCGGCCCAGAGCGACCACCAGCCCATCACCATGCTCAACGCCGTGGACAAGTACGAGAAGGCAGTGGAGGTGGCCGACGGCTACGGCGAGCGGGTGGAGGACGCCGTCGATCTCATGCCCGCCCTGGAACGCGGCCTCAAGGCGGTGGAGGTGGAGAAGCGCCAGGCAGTGATCAACGTCATCTGCTCGGCGTAGCGGCCTTCGGCATGCGGGCGCGGCCCCAATGGCTCGGCATCGTCCAATCGGCCGCAATCCTCCTCGTGCAGGAGGGCTACTTCTGATGTCGGCCAATCCTGCGGCGGACGGCCGGGAGTTCCGCGCCTACGTGAACGCCCGCGAAGACAGGGACATCCTGCGCTTCATCACCTGCGGCAGCGTGGATGACGGCAAGTCCACGCTCATCGGCCGCCTGCTCTACGAATCGCGGCTGGTGTTCCAGGACCAACTCGCAAAGGTGGAGTGCGACAGCAAGCGGCACGGCACCCAGGGCGACAACCTCGACCTGGCGCTCCTGGTAGACGGCCTCCAGGCCGAACGCGAGCAGGGCATCACCATCGACGTCGCCTATCGCATGTTCTCCACCGACAAGCGTTCTTTCATCGTCGCCGACACCCCGGGACACGAGCAGTACACCCGCAACATGGCCACGGGCGCATCCACCGCCGATCTCGCGGTGGTGCTCATCGACGCCCGCAAGGGCGTGCTGCCCCAGACTTCCCGTCACACCACCATTCTGGCCCTTCTGGGTGTGCGCCGCGTGGTCGCGGCCGTCAACAAGATGGACCTCGTCGACTGGTCCAGGGAAGTCTTCGACGGCATCGCCGCCGCCTACCGTGACTTCGCGCGCCGGCTGGAGGTGACCGACGTCACCTGCATTCCGGTATCGGCTCTCACGGGCGACAACGTCACCGGGCCGTCAACGGCCATGGACTGGTATGGCGGGCCGACGCTGCTGCAGGCCCTGGAATCCGCCGAGGTGGCCGCCGGCCGCGAGAGCACGCCCTTCCGCATGCCCGTGCAGTGGGTGAACCGCCCCAGCGCCGATTTCCGCGGTTTCGCCGGCACCGTCGCGTCCGGGCTCATACGCCGCGGCGACCCCGTGATGTTGTGCCCCTCCCAAAAGACCTCGACCGTGAAACGCATCCTGGGCCCGGACGGCGACCTCGACGGCGCGCGCGCCGGCCAGGCCGTGACGCTCACGCTGGCGGACGAGGTCGACGTGAGCCGCGGCGACATCGTCGCCTCCGCCGCCGACCCGCCGAGCCTCAGCGACCAGTTCGCCTGCCATATCGTGTGGATGCACGACAACCCGCTGTTGCCCGAGCGTCCGTACCTTCTGAAGATCGGGACACGGTTGGCGGGGGCCCAGATAACGGCCATCAAGCACAAGCTAAACGTCAGCACGCTGGAGCACACCGCGGCCAGGACCCTCGCGCTCAACGACATCGCCTACTGCAACATCGGCCTCGACCGCCGGATCGCCTTCGATCCCTACCGGGAACTGCGGGAGACTGGCGGCTTCATCCTCATCGACCGCTACACCTACGAGACGGTGGGCGCGGGCATGATCGAATTCGGGCTGTGGCGGGGCGACAACCTGACGCTCCACCAGCTCGCCATCGACAAACCGGCGCGGGCGGCGCAGAAGAACCAGAGGGCCTGCGTCCTGTGGCTCACCGGATTGTCGGGGGCGGGCAAGTCGGCCACCGCCAACGCGGTGGAGCGGCGCCTGCACGCCATGGGGCGGCACAGCTACACCCTGGACGGCGACAACCTGAGGCACGGCCTGACCAGGGACCTGGGCTTCACCGACGCGGACCGGGTGGAGAACGTGCGGCGCATCGCCGAGGTCGCCAAGCTGTTTGTCGACGCGGGGATGATCGTTCTGGTCTCGGTGATCTCGCCCTTCCGCGACGAACGCAGCATGGCGCGCGAGATGATGGACGAGGGCGAGTTCATCGAGATCTTCGTCGACTGCCCCATCGAGGTCTGCGAGCAGCGCGACCCCAAGGGGCTCTACCGCAAGGCCCGGGCCGGCCAGATCAAGAACTTCACCGGAGTCGACAGCGCCTACGAGCCGCCCGACAATCCCGAAATCGTGTTGAAGACCGGCGAGCGAAGTGTCGACGAGGTCGCGGACCAGGTGATCGACTATCTCCGGTCGACAGTGGATCACGCGAGGTAATACTCGAGCGAATACCCCCATGCGGCCTGACACCGTTACTCAGAGGTACCCCTTCTCCCTGTAATACCGCTCGGCCCCGGGGTGCAGCGGCAGGTCCAGCGGCCCGTCCGGGGTGTCGGTGCAGAACTGCGTCATGGGCGGGATTCCGGGCGTGTCGTATTCGATGTTTTCCCGCATCTGCTCGATGACGCCCACCACTTGGTATGCCAGCTCGTCCGGCAGGTCCGCGTGGGTGACGATGGGCCAGCCGCTGAAATCGACGGCGGTTACGGGCTCGGGCAGCTTGCCGTCGAACAGCGGGCCGTCCAGCGGCGCGCGGCTGAAGCCGTAGCGGTCAAGGGACGCCATGGCCTTGGGCGAGAAGTGCAGGAACGCCATTTCCTGCTCCACCGCGGCGCCGGCCCAGGAAGGCAGCCCCTCGTCGATGACCGCGTCGACGTCGCCGGTGCGGATGCCGTCCAGGCGCCGCGGGTTGCTGGGCCGCACCACCGGCTCCACCACGCCGCCCCACTCCTCGAAGGTCTTGAGGCTCATGCCGTGGGCGCGCAGCGCCGCGTTGATGGCGAAGTTGACGCAGTCGTTGGTGGCCACCGATACCGTGAGGGCGGGCTTTCGGCGCTTGAGCTCGTCCATGGAGCGGATGCCGTGCTTCTTCGCCACCGCCACCACCATGCGGTCGTTGGAGGGAAACACCGCCAGCGCCCGTAGCGGCAGCGCTTTCCGGAACGCGCCGCGCCCGTGATACGCCATGGAGGCGATGCACGAGGGGTTGAGCCAGGCGATGTCGATCTTCCGCCGGCCCACCAGGCGGGCGCCCTGGATGCCGCTGCACCAGGCCGGGCTGATGGCGATGTTGAAGGCGAAGGGAGGCCCGGCGGAGCCGCCCGCGCCGGGCAAATCCACGAAGAGCCGGATGGCGCTGGTCATCATGGTAGGCACGGTGTCGTACAGGCCGGCCAGGAGCTTGGTGCCGATCTGTGCGCGCAACAGGCTCGAGCTCATGGGTTTCACGCTGCGGTCGTCGTAGGTCATGCGATGTTTCTCCTTGCGGGTGGACCGCGCCGGACCCCGGAAGGCCGAAGGCCGCAGGTCCGTACAAGTCCGGGTAGTGGATCATCCCTTCCTGATCCGGGAAGTCCGTGTCCTGTGCATCACATACAATTGACAACTGACGTTAGGCAATGACACACCTGAAGATTCCAGTGGACACCAACCTTATCGTGGCGAAGGGCGAAAGACGGGGCCGCTACTATGTGGCGTCTCCAACCGTGGCGGAAATTCGCCGAAAGTCGCGCCTCCCGAAGCAGGTCGACGACCCGTTTGCTCCCGACGGTCCGCTTCAGGCTCCGACCGGCCAGGCAGCCCTTTCCCCTGTGAACTGAGGCATTCTCCGGCCGTCCCCCTTTCATGGCAACCCTGACCGCCCTGGCAGCCGCGTTCTTCTTCGGCTCCGCCCATATCCTGGTGCGCTACGGCATGCGCACGGGCTCCACCACCACGGCCATCACCTTCAACATCGTCACCATGGGCACGGTGCTGCTGGCGGTCATGGGGCCCTTGGCCGAGTGGACGCAGGCGTCGGTGCCCGCGGTGGGCTGGTTCATGCTGGCCGGGGCGGTGGCGCCGCTCACGACCCAGTTTCTGTTCTACGCCGCCATCTCCAGGGTCGGCGTGGCCCGGGCCTCGCCGCTCAGGAATACCTCGCCGCTGTTCGCGGGCGTGGTGGCGGTGGCGTGGCTGGGGGAGCAGTGGACCCTGCCGCTGGCCGGCGGCACCGTGCTGATCATCCTGGGCGCGACGATTCTGGGGATGCGCGACGCCAGGGCCCTCACCGCCTTCCGCAAGCGCGACCTGCTGTTCGCCATCGCCGCTTCGGTCCTGGGCGGCATCGCCAGCCCCATCCGCAAGTTCGGCTACTCGATGATCACTTCGGTGCCGCTGGCCGTCTGCCTGACGATCATGGGGAGCGTCGGCGGCCTGTTGGTCTACCTGGGAGCGGCGCGCGGCTACCGCGACGTAAACCTCAATCGCGGGGCGGTGCTGTGGTTCGGCCTTTCGGGCATGGTGACCAGTTGCGGCATCACGTCCTACATGCTTGCACTGAGCCGCGGCGACGTGGTGCTGGTGGACCCCCTGATCGCCACCACGCCGCTGTTCTCGGTGGCCTTCACCCACCTGCTGCTCAAGGAGCAGGAACGGGTCACGTCCAAGGCGGTCATCGGCGCCCTCCTGATCTGCGCGGGAGGCGTGGTGCTGACGGCGTTTTAAGAGCGGATGCAAATGACGGATGAGGTGAGAACATGACGGATCCGGGCGATGAAATCGTGGCCGTCGTGGACGAGGACAACCGCGTCGTGGGGTCCGCACCGCGGCGGGAGATGCGCGCGCGGCGGCTGCCGCACCGTAGCACCTATATCCTCGTCTTCAACTCGCGCGGCGAAGTCTACGTGCAGAAGCGCACCCAGACCAAGGACGTGTTCCCGGGCTACTACGATCCCGCGGCCGGCGGCGTGGTGCTGGCGGGCGAGAGCTATCTCAACGGTGCGACGCGCGAGCTCGAGGAGGAGATGGGCATCCGCGATGTCCCGCTGGAGAGCCTGTTCGAGTTCTACCACGCCGACGACCACAGCCGCGTCTGGGGGGCGGCCTACCGCTGCGTTTACGACGGGCCGGTGACTCTACAGGAAGAAGAGGTGGAGAGCGGCGCGTTCATGACGGTGGACGCGGTCTTTCAGGCCGCGACGACCCAGCCCTTCACGCCGGACGGCCTGTACGTGCTGCGGCGCTACGCGGAAACGGCTCGCGGCTAGCCGGCATTTCAGAGTGTGTTGGACCGCGCGGTAGGTCAAACCGCCGCACCGATGAGAAGCGGCATCAACGCCCCTATTCGTTATTCCCGCGGAAGCGGGAATCCAGCTTCCCGCTTCCGCGGGAATGACGAATAGGGGCGTTGGTGCCGGTCGCCGCAGTTGGGAAGCCGTTCCGTTCTCGTGTAATATCCTCTCATAAGGGGGCGCTCCCCCGACCATGGAATGCTGCGTTTTTTGACCATAGAGGGCGGCGACGGATCGGGGAAAAGCCGGCACATCCGGCTGCTGGACGAGTATCTGGACGCACGGCGGGTGCCGCGGCTGCTGACGCGGGAGCCGGGCGACACGCCTCTGGGCAAGGAGTTGCGCAGGCTCCTGCTGGAGCGCGGCCCGCGGTCGCCTTCACGGGAGGCCGAGCTGTTCATGATCCTGGCCGACCGGGCGCAGCACGTCCGGGAGGTGGTCCGTCCCGCTCTCGAACAGGGCAAGCTGGTGATCTCGGACCGTTTCGCCGATTCTACCCTGGCCTACCAGGGTTACGGGCGCGGCATGGATCTGGACCTGTTGCGGCGCTTGAACCACGAGGCGACGGGCGGGACCACGCCCGATCTGACGATCGTCCTGGACTGCCCCGTGGAGGTGGCCCTGGCACGGGCGGCCGAGCGGCCGGACCCACGGTCGGCGCGCGAGGACCGGTTCGAGGCCGAGGGCGCCGCCTTCCAGCGCCGGGTGCGTGACGGGTTCCTCAAGCTGGCCGAGGCCGACCCGGAGCGCTATCGGGTGGTGGATTCGGAAGGTGCGGTCGAGGAAACCCAGGAGCAGATGCGGCGCATCGTCGACGAAAGGCTGGGCGGTTATGCAGCCGCCAGCGGGTGACAATGCTGCTCGGCTTTCACGAAATCGTCGGCCATGAAGGGCAGATCGCGTTGCTGCGGCGCGCCGTCGAGCGCGACCGGCTGCACCATGCCTACCTGTTCGTCGGCCCGGAGGGAACGGGGAAGCGGACCGTTGCCACGGCCCTGACAGCCGCGGTCCAGTGTTCCGCCGGCGCCGGCGAGGCCTGCGGCGAGTGCGCAAGTTGCCAGGCCGTCGAGCATGACAACCACCCGGACGTGCACTGGCTGGAGGTGCGCAAAGGCAAGCGCGACATCACCATCGAGCAGGTGCGGGGGCTGCAGCAACAGTTGGCGCTGCACCGCTTCAACGGGAAGAAGAAGGTCGCCGTCATCGACCCGTTGACGCTCATGAACCTGCACGCCCAGAACGCGCTGCTCAAGACGCTGGAGGAGCCGCCGGACCATTCCTTGCTGATTCTCATCGCCGAGAGCACCGGCGGTGTGCTGCCCACGGTGCTGTCGCGCTGCCTGCGGCTGCCTTTCTTTCCCTTGACGGTGGAGCAGGTGGCGGCCATCGTGGCGCGGCGCGAGGGGATCACCGAGGACCGGGCGATGCTGCTGGCCAGTCTCAGCTACGGGAGCCTCGGCAAGGCGCTGGCGGGCGAGGACGAGGCGCTCCTGGAACAGCGCCGGGAGTGCTTCCGCCGGCTGGCGGCGCTGTCGCCGGACGACGCGCGCGGCATCTCGGAGCTCGCCGAAGAGATGGGCAAGGACCGGGAACAGGCCCTGCGCTTCCTGGACTGGGTGCGGGGATGGCTGCGGGACATCATGGTGCTGCAGGTCACGGGCTCGGCCGCGGCCGTGTGCAACCGGGACCTGCTGGAGCCGCTCCAACGGGCGGCCGCCGCCCGGCGCGTGCAGGAATCCACCGCCGCCCTGGCCGAGATCGACAACGTGACCCGGTCCATTCACCGCAATTTCAACCGGCGCATGGTGCTGGAGGGCTTCATTCCCGGTATCCTGGGCCAACAATAGGCAACCGATAACGCGCACCACCGCACGACATCAGATCGAAGGGACCGCACGACCGCCATGGACCGCATATACTTCACCACGCCGATCTACTACGTGAACGCCCAGCCG
This window of the Deltaproteobacteria bacterium genome carries:
- the cysN gene encoding sulfate adenylyltransferase subunit CysN; amino-acid sequence: MSANPAADGREFRAYVNAREDRDILRFITCGSVDDGKSTLIGRLLYESRLVFQDQLAKVECDSKRHGTQGDNLDLALLVDGLQAEREQGITIDVAYRMFSTDKRSFIVADTPGHEQYTRNMATGASTADLAVVLIDARKGVLPQTSRHTTILALLGVRRVVAAVNKMDLVDWSREVFDGIAAAYRDFARRLEVTDVTCIPVSALTGDNVTGPSTAMDWYGGPTLLQALESAEVAAGRESTPFRMPVQWVNRPSADFRGFAGTVASGLIRRGDPVMLCPSQKTSTVKRILGPDGDLDGARAGQAVTLTLADEVDVSRGDIVASAADPPSLSDQFACHIVWMHDNPLLPERPYLLKIGTRLAGAQITAIKHKLNVSTLEHTAARTLALNDIAYCNIGLDRRIAFDPYRELRETGGFILIDRYTYETVGAGMIEFGLWRGDNLTLHQLAIDKPARAAQKNQRACVLWLTGLSGAGKSATANAVERRLHAMGRHSYTLDGDNLRHGLTRDLGFTDADRVENVRRIAEVAKLFVDAGMIVLVSVISPFRDERSMAREMMDEGEFIEIFVDCPIEVCEQRDPKGLYRKARAGQIKNFTGVDSAYEPPDNPEIVLKTGERSVDEVADQVIDYLRSTVDHAR
- a CDS encoding DMT family transporter, producing MATLTALAAAFFFGSAHILVRYGMRTGSTTTAITFNIVTMGTVLLAVMGPLAEWTQASVPAVGWFMLAGAVAPLTTQFLFYAAISRVGVARASPLRNTSPLFAGVVAVAWLGEQWTLPLAGGTVLIILGATILGMRDARALTAFRKRDLLFAIAASVLGGIASPIRKFGYSMITSVPLAVCLTIMGSVGGLLVYLGAARGYRDVNLNRGAVLWFGLSGMVTSCGITSYMLALSRGDVVLVDPLIATTPLFSVAFTHLLLKEQERVTSKAVIGALLICAGGVVLTAF
- the yfcD gene encoding NUDIX hydrolase YfcD, which translates into the protein MTDPGDEIVAVVDEDNRVVGSAPRREMRARRLPHRSTYILVFNSRGEVYVQKRTQTKDVFPGYYDPAAGGVVLAGESYLNGATRELEEEMGIRDVPLESLFEFYHADDHSRVWGAAYRCVYDGPVTLQEEEVESGAFMTVDAVFQAATTQPFTPDGLYVLRRYAETARG
- the tmk gene encoding dTMP kinase is translated as MLRFLTIEGGDGSGKSRHIRLLDEYLDARRVPRLLTREPGDTPLGKELRRLLLERGPRSPSREAELFMILADRAQHVREVVRPALEQGKLVISDRFADSTLAYQGYGRGMDLDLLRRLNHEATGGTTPDLTIVLDCPVEVALARAAERPDPRSAREDRFEAEGAAFQRRVRDGFLKLAEADPERYRVVDSEGAVEETQEQMRRIVDERLGGYAAASG
- the holB gene encoding DNA polymerase III subunit delta' encodes the protein MLLGFHEIVGHEGQIALLRRAVERDRLHHAYLFVGPEGTGKRTVATALTAAVQCSAGAGEACGECASCQAVEHDNHPDVHWLEVRKGKRDITIEQVRGLQQQLALHRFNGKKKVAVIDPLTLMNLHAQNALLKTLEEPPDHSLLILIAESTGGVLPTVLSRCLRLPFFPLTVEQVAAIVARREGITEDRAMLLASLSYGSLGKALAGEDEALLEQRRECFRRLAALSPDDARGISELAEEMGKDREQALRFLDWVRGWLRDIMVLQVTGSAAAVCNRDLLEPLQRAAAARRVQESTAALAEIDNVTRSIHRNFNRRMVLEGFIPGILGQQ